In Cupriavidus basilensis, one genomic interval encodes:
- the ychF gene encoding redox-regulated ATPase YchF yields MSLKCGIVGLPNVGKSTLFNALTKAGIAAENYPFCTIEPNVGVVEVPDTRLAKLAEIVKPERILPAVVEFVDIAGLVAGASKGEGLGNQFLANIRETDAITHVVRCFEDENVIHVAGRVDPLSDIEVINTELALADLSTVEKAHARYIKPARAGDKEALRLVAVLEKAQAVLNEAKAVRTLDLSDEEWAAIKPLCLITAKPTMYVANVREDGFENNPHLDAVRAHAAKTKSPVVAVCAAIEAEIADLDDADKAEFLADLGMEEPGLDRVIRAGFTLLGLQTYFTAGVKEVRAWTIHVGDTAPQAAGVIHTDFERGFIRAQTIAYEDFITYKGEQGAKEAGKMRAEGKEYVVKDGDVMNFLFNV; encoded by the coding sequence ATGAGCCTCAAATGCGGCATCGTCGGCCTGCCCAATGTCGGCAAGTCCACGCTGTTCAACGCCCTGACCAAGGCCGGCATCGCCGCCGAGAACTATCCGTTCTGCACCATCGAGCCCAATGTGGGCGTGGTGGAAGTGCCGGATACGAGGCTCGCCAAGCTGGCCGAGATCGTCAAGCCCGAGCGCATCCTGCCGGCCGTGGTCGAATTCGTCGACATCGCCGGCCTGGTGGCCGGCGCGTCCAAGGGTGAAGGCCTGGGCAACCAGTTCCTGGCCAACATCCGCGAAACCGACGCCATCACCCACGTGGTGCGCTGCTTCGAAGACGAGAACGTGATCCACGTCGCCGGCCGGGTCGATCCGCTGTCCGACATCGAGGTGATCAACACCGAACTGGCGCTGGCCGACCTCTCCACCGTCGAAAAAGCCCACGCCCGCTACATCAAGCCCGCCCGCGCCGGCGACAAGGAAGCGCTGCGCCTGGTGGCCGTGCTGGAAAAAGCCCAGGCCGTGCTCAACGAGGCCAAGGCCGTGCGCACGCTCGACCTGTCCGATGAAGAATGGGCCGCCATCAAGCCGCTGTGCCTGATCACCGCCAAGCCCACCATGTACGTGGCCAACGTACGTGAAGACGGCTTCGAGAACAACCCGCACCTGGACGCCGTGCGCGCCCACGCCGCCAAGACCAAGTCGCCGGTCGTGGCCGTCTGCGCCGCCATCGAAGCCGAAATCGCCGACCTCGACGATGCGGACAAGGCCGAGTTCCTGGCCGACCTCGGCATGGAAGAACCCGGCCTGGATCGCGTGATCCGCGCCGGCTTCACCCTGCTCGGCCTGCAGACCTACTTCACCGCCGGCGTGAAGGAAGTCCGCGCCTGGACCATCCACGTGGGCGACACCGCTCCGCAAGCGGCCGGCGTGATCCACACCGACTTCGAACGCGGCTTCATCCGCGCCCAGACCATCGCCTATGAGGACTTCATTACCTACAAGGGTGAGCAGGGCGCGAAGGAAGCCGGCAAGATGCGCGCGGAAGGCAAGGAGTATGTGGTGAAGGATGGCGACGTGATGAACTTCTTGTTCAACGTGTGA
- a CDS encoding DUF799 domain-containing protein: MFKRLIAVSAVALLAAGCAAPKRVNYAAFKESRPRSIVVLPPLNESPEVQATYSMLSQVTYPLAESGYYVLPVTLVDETFKQNGLTTAGDIHEVPPAKLQEIFGADAALYITVSKYGTSYMVISSATVVTARAKLVDLKTGKTLWTGSASASNDEGGNASGGGLIGALVAAAVKQVINSVTEAGHTVAGVTSQRLLSAGRPGSILYGPRSPKYGTD; encoded by the coding sequence ATGTTCAAACGCCTCATCGCCGTTTCCGCGGTTGCGTTGCTGGCCGCTGGATGCGCAGCGCCCAAGCGGGTCAACTACGCCGCCTTCAAGGAGAGCCGTCCCCGCTCCATCGTCGTGCTGCCGCCGCTGAACGAATCGCCTGAAGTGCAGGCCACCTACAGCATGCTGTCGCAGGTCACCTATCCGCTGGCCGAGTCGGGATACTACGTGCTGCCGGTGACGCTGGTGGATGAAACGTTCAAGCAAAACGGCCTGACAACCGCCGGCGACATCCATGAAGTCCCGCCGGCAAAGCTGCAGGAAATCTTCGGCGCCGATGCGGCGCTGTACATCACCGTGTCGAAGTATGGCACTTCCTACATGGTGATCAGCAGCGCCACCGTCGTCACCGCGCGGGCCAAGCTGGTCGACCTGAAGACAGGCAAGACGCTGTGGACCGGTTCCGCTTCGGCCTCCAACGACGAAGGCGGCAACGCCTCCGGCGGCGGGCTGATCGGCGCGCTGGTGGCCGCAGCGGTCAAGCAGGTGATCAACAGTGTGACGGAAGCGGGGCACACGGTGGCTGGGGTCACGAGCCAGCGGCTGCTTTCGGCAGGGCGTCCGGGGAGTATCTTGTACGGGCCGCGCTCGCCTAAGTACGGGACGGATTGA
- a CDS encoding DUF4810 domain-containing protein — translation MNKSYQPWRPAALALLGSILLAGCAAPAKNLYQWEGYQPQVYQYFKGESKEAQIESLERDMQKITAAGGTPPPGYHAHLGLLYAGTGKDDQMVQEFQTEKTLFPESATYVDFLMKNVKRGEEKK, via the coding sequence GTGAATAAGTCGTATCAGCCATGGCGCCCGGCGGCGCTGGCTTTGTTGGGAAGCATCCTTCTGGCGGGGTGCGCAGCGCCAGCCAAGAACCTGTATCAGTGGGAAGGCTATCAGCCGCAGGTCTATCAGTATTTCAAGGGCGAATCCAAGGAAGCGCAGATCGAGTCGCTTGAGCGCGATATGCAGAAGATCACGGCCGCAGGCGGCACGCCGCCGCCGGGCTATCACGCGCACCTCGGGTTGCTGTACGCCGGCACCGGCAAGGACGACCAGATGGTCCAGGAATTCCAGACGGAGAAGACCCTGTTCCCTGAGTCGGCCACCTATGTCGATTTCCTGATGAAGAACGTCAAGCGCGGTGAGGAGAAGAAGTGA
- a CDS encoding CsgG/HfaB family protein, whose translation MALLAMLGGCATETSTALPVQKVESASRPYAGVRTPIAVGKFDNRSSYMRGVFSDGIDRLGGQAKTVLITHLQQTNRFNVLDRDNMEEIKREAAIKSQAQRLKGADFVITGDVTEFGRKEVGDQQLFGILGRGKSQVAYAKVALNVVNITTSEVVFSAQGAGEYALSTREVVGFGGTSSYDSTLNGKVLDLAMREAVTNLVTGIEGGAWKPGNP comes from the coding sequence ATGGCGCTGCTCGCCATGCTGGGCGGGTGCGCCACCGAAACGTCGACCGCGCTGCCGGTGCAGAAGGTGGAAAGCGCGAGCCGCCCCTACGCCGGCGTGCGGACCCCGATCGCGGTGGGCAAGTTCGACAACCGCTCGAGCTATATGCGCGGCGTGTTCTCCGACGGCATCGACAGGCTGGGCGGCCAGGCCAAGACCGTGCTGATCACGCATCTGCAGCAGACCAACCGCTTCAATGTGCTGGATCGGGACAACATGGAGGAGATCAAGCGCGAAGCCGCCATCAAGAGCCAGGCACAGCGCCTGAAGGGCGCCGATTTCGTCATCACTGGGGACGTGACCGAGTTCGGGCGCAAAGAAGTTGGCGACCAGCAGCTGTTCGGCATCCTGGGTCGTGGCAAGTCGCAAGTGGCCTACGCCAAGGTCGCGCTGAACGTGGTGAACATCACCACGTCGGAAGTCGTGTTCTCCGCCCAGGGCGCTGGCGAATACGCACTGTCGACCCGCGAAGTCGTTGGCTTTGGCGGCACGTCGAGCTACGACTCCACGCTCAACGGCAAGGTGCTGGACCTCGCGATGCGCGAGGCGGTGACGAACCTGGTCACCGGCATTGAAGGCGGTGCCTGGAAGCCGGGCAACCCCTGA
- a CDS encoding DUF3311 domain-containing protein — translation MEPANSAGRSWLWLILLLPYIALLWVPFYNDTRPSFAGFPFFYWYQFLWVPLTSLLIYIVYRGIK, via the coding sequence GTGGAACCTGCCAACTCCGCCGGCCGTTCATGGCTATGGCTCATCTTGCTGCTGCCGTACATCGCATTGCTGTGGGTGCCCTTCTATAACGACACGCGGCCGTCCTTCGCCGGCTTTCCGTTTTTCTACTGGTATCAGTTCCTCTGGGTACCGCTGACGTCGCTGTTGATCTACATCGTGTACCGGGGCATCAAATGA
- the mctP gene encoding monocarboxylate uptake permease MctP, with product MSDAPPVNAVAMTVFVFFFVLVTVIGFFASRWKRGDLTQLHEWGLGGRQFGTLITWFLVGGDFYTAYTVIAVPALVYSVGAYGFFALPYTIIVYPLVFAVMPKLWTIAKAKNHITAADYVRGEYGGKWLPAAVAMTGIVATMPYIALQLVGMQVVIKGLGVTGEMPLIVAFVILALYTYASGLRAPAMIAFVKDIMIYIVVIAAVWLIPSKLGGYGHVFDAADQFFLAKGGATGIILKPTQFTAYASLALGSALAAFMYPHTMTAVLSSSSATTIRKNAMLLPAYTLLLGLIALLGYMAIAAGVKVTSASDVVPTLFGALFPAWFVGFAAAAIAISALVPAAIMSIGAANLFTRNLWRPLVAPDITPQAEASTAKMASLVVKFGALLFIVFLPTQYAIDLQLLGGVWILQIFPAIVFSLYTRRLSAPGLFLGWLAGIALGTGMAISQGLKPVFALHIGSATYPVYIGLIALVTNIVVAFVVSLVTPRRAGA from the coding sequence ATGAGCGACGCGCCTCCCGTCAACGCGGTCGCGATGACCGTCTTCGTCTTCTTCTTCGTCCTCGTCACGGTCATCGGGTTCTTTGCCTCGCGCTGGAAGCGCGGTGACCTGACGCAGTTGCATGAATGGGGCCTCGGTGGCCGCCAGTTCGGCACGCTGATCACGTGGTTCCTCGTTGGCGGCGATTTCTATACGGCCTACACCGTGATTGCCGTGCCTGCACTGGTCTACTCGGTGGGTGCGTACGGGTTCTTCGCATTGCCGTACACAATCATCGTGTATCCGTTGGTCTTCGCGGTCATGCCGAAGCTGTGGACGATTGCGAAGGCAAAGAATCACATCACGGCAGCTGACTACGTGCGTGGCGAATATGGCGGCAAGTGGCTTCCGGCCGCGGTGGCGATGACCGGCATTGTTGCGACGATGCCGTACATCGCGCTGCAACTGGTAGGCATGCAGGTCGTGATCAAGGGGCTTGGTGTGACCGGCGAGATGCCGTTGATCGTCGCATTCGTGATCCTGGCGCTCTACACCTACGCGAGCGGCTTGCGCGCGCCGGCAATGATCGCGTTCGTGAAAGACATCATGATCTATATCGTGGTGATCGCGGCGGTCTGGCTGATCCCGTCGAAGCTGGGTGGCTACGGGCACGTGTTCGATGCTGCCGATCAGTTTTTCCTGGCCAAGGGCGGCGCGACGGGCATTATCCTCAAGCCGACGCAGTTCACGGCCTACGCGTCGCTTGCGCTGGGCTCTGCGCTGGCCGCGTTCATGTACCCGCACACGATGACGGCGGTGTTGTCTTCTTCATCTGCGACAACGATCCGCAAGAATGCCATGCTGCTGCCAGCCTACACGCTACTGCTCGGCCTGATCGCACTGCTCGGCTACATGGCGATTGCGGCCGGGGTGAAGGTCACCTCGGCCTCGGATGTCGTGCCAACGCTGTTCGGCGCTCTGTTCCCTGCATGGTTCGTCGGCTTTGCCGCGGCGGCGATCGCAATCAGTGCGCTGGTGCCGGCTGCCATCATGTCGATCGGCGCGGCGAACCTGTTCACGCGCAACCTGTGGCGCCCGCTGGTTGCGCCGGACATCACGCCGCAGGCGGAAGCGTCGACAGCGAAAATGGCTTCGCTCGTGGTGAAGTTCGGCGCGCTGCTGTTCATCGTGTTCCTGCCCACGCAGTACGCCATCGATTTGCAGCTGCTCGGCGGCGTGTGGATCCTGCAGATTTTCCCGGCCATCGTGTTCTCGCTGTACACGCGCCGGCTCAGCGCGCCCGGGCTGTTTCTCGGCTGGCTGGCGGGCATCGCGCTGGGCACGGGCATGGCGATTTCGCAGGGGCTCAAGCCGGTGTTTGCCTTGCACATTGGCAGCGCCACGTATCCGGTCTACATCGGCTTGATTGCATTGGTTACGAATATCGTCGTGGCATTCGTGGTGTCGCTGGTGACGCCGAGACGGGCCGGGGCGTGA
- a CDS encoding GDYXXLXY domain-containing protein, producing MKRWILLAWVLTLGLAAFAIAGKERLLAHGDTVYLRLAPVDPRSLMQGDYMALNFAIAESIRQAGKLQGIEPAREQVAVIHRDARGEASFVRLHTGAALAAGEQLLRFQNVPARWGGMQAQVSTDAYFFQEGQGARFEKARYGEFRVGPDGQALLVGLRGEDLGAL from the coding sequence ATGAAACGCTGGATATTGTTGGCATGGGTGCTCACGCTCGGGCTGGCCGCTTTCGCCATCGCCGGCAAGGAACGGCTGCTGGCGCATGGCGACACCGTCTACCTGCGCCTGGCGCCAGTCGATCCGCGCTCGCTCATGCAAGGCGACTACATGGCGCTGAACTTCGCCATCGCCGAGTCCATCCGCCAGGCAGGCAAGCTGCAAGGCATCGAGCCCGCCCGCGAGCAAGTTGCCGTGATCCACCGCGATGCACGTGGCGAGGCTAGCTTCGTGCGTCTGCACACGGGCGCGGCACTGGCCGCCGGCGAGCAACTGCTGCGCTTTCAGAACGTGCCGGCCCGCTGGGGCGGCATGCAGGCGCAGGTGTCCACTGATGCGTACTTCTTCCAGGAAGGGCAGGGGGCGCGGTTCGAGAAGGCGCGCTATGGCGAGTTTCGCGTGGGGCCGGATGGGCAAGCGCTGCTGGTGGGGCTGCGGGGGGAGGATTTGGGGGCACTGTGA
- a CDS encoding DUF4401 domain-containing protein codes for MTSDRQVVQGLWQDLAARGLVQGQPQAAQGRTPWAVRLLMGLAGWLGAVFFLAFLLGSVFVAARDNATAMALCGAAMIALAAVLYRRRAGATALEQFALAVSLSGQGLLVYGASQAYGGSRLLESAAFWGALALLEAVLYVLVSNRLHRFLAALGLWTGVALALHLAMAPGLRHVWQAMSFSLGWLAPFAMTLLAGFVLAERRLCAAGLHNWIEPAADATLLFALGAALMVTGLSQPQALLFDADTGRHAGNYWMAGALFGAVLAAFVLAEAGRLQLSPAVRGTALAGAVLFGALLAGAPAVVAAALALGLALRRGSLPWLGLAVAALGSGFIWYYSALHWTLLIKSATLAGAGIAVLMLRMALRRDGARRQA; via the coding sequence ATGACCAGCGACCGTCAAGTAGTACAAGGGTTGTGGCAGGACCTGGCCGCGCGCGGCTTGGTGCAAGGGCAGCCGCAAGCCGCACAAGGGCGCACGCCATGGGCCGTGAGGCTGCTGATGGGCCTCGCGGGCTGGCTCGGTGCGGTGTTCTTCCTCGCCTTCCTGCTCGGCTCGGTCTTTGTGGCCGCGCGCGACAATGCCACGGCAATGGCGCTGTGCGGCGCCGCCATGATCGCACTGGCCGCGGTGCTGTACCGGCGCCGCGCGGGCGCCACCGCGCTCGAGCAGTTCGCGCTGGCCGTCAGCCTCAGCGGCCAGGGCCTGCTCGTGTATGGCGCGAGCCAGGCCTACGGCGGTAGCCGCCTGCTCGAATCGGCCGCCTTCTGGGGCGCGCTCGCGCTGCTGGAGGCCGTGCTCTATGTGCTGGTCAGCAACCGGCTCCATCGCTTCCTGGCCGCGCTGGGCCTATGGACCGGCGTGGCCCTGGCGCTCCACCTGGCCATGGCGCCCGGCCTGCGCCACGTCTGGCAAGCCATGAGCTTCTCGCTAGGCTGGCTCGCGCCCTTCGCCATGACGCTGCTCGCCGGCTTCGTGCTGGCGGAGCGGCGGCTCTGCGCCGCCGGTCTGCACAACTGGATCGAGCCGGCCGCGGATGCCACGCTGCTGTTCGCACTGGGCGCGGCCTTGATGGTGACCGGCCTCAGCCAGCCTCAGGCACTGCTGTTCGATGCCGACACCGGGCGCCACGCCGGCAACTACTGGATGGCCGGCGCGCTGTTTGGCGCTGTGCTCGCCGCGTTTGTCCTCGCCGAAGCAGGCCGGCTGCAGCTAAGCCCGGCGGTGCGGGGCACCGCGCTTGCCGGCGCGGTGCTGTTTGGTGCCTTGCTCGCCGGCGCGCCAGCGGTAGTCGCCGCCGCCCTTGCGCTCGGCCTGGCGCTGCGCCGCGGCTCGCTGCCCTGGCTGGGCCTGGCCGTCGCCGCGCTCGGCAGCGGCTTCATCTGGTACTACAGCGCGTTGCACTGGACGCTGCTGATCAAGTCCGCCACGCTCGCCGGCGCCGGCATCGCCGTGCTGATGCTGCGCATGGCGCTGCGTCGCGATGGCGCAAGGAGACAAGCATGA
- a CDS encoding DUF2157 domain-containing protein, with product MQATTTQGFQDRRAARQALADWREQGVLAADGVAAGWPGTEPDAAQWRTWLDRTLLMLGAALLCAGVIVFFAFNWQDLHKFAKFGLLAGALTLLAGFAWLRPPADMPGLAALCGAQVVAGVLLAVIGQVYQTGADAWQLFALWALLAIPWALAARAAPHWWVVIVLANVALLRYLSVRLGVGGMFDLLFGATGERATTLWLLVATLVQLVLWFALRAVAPAYGFRGLAGARILATLACAYAGWLGLASILHNRVDPAMFGVAMLTLGGLLAWFRLRAFDVVALSLASFSVIVLLVTGVARLLLEGSRDAFGAFLILGLLTIGLSAAAAAWLLRAYRHHGQDQSGAPNGEPA from the coding sequence ATGCAGGCAACCACAACGCAGGGCTTTCAAGACCGGCGGGCAGCGCGCCAGGCGCTGGCAGACTGGCGTGAGCAGGGCGTGCTCGCCGCCGACGGCGTGGCCGCCGGCTGGCCAGGGACCGAGCCCGACGCGGCGCAGTGGCGGACCTGGCTCGATCGCACGTTGCTGATGCTGGGCGCCGCGCTGCTTTGCGCTGGCGTGATCGTGTTCTTCGCCTTCAACTGGCAGGACCTGCACAAGTTTGCCAAGTTTGGCCTGCTGGCCGGCGCGCTGACGCTGCTGGCGGGATTCGCCTGGCTGCGCCCGCCCGCTGACATGCCGGGGCTGGCGGCGCTCTGCGGCGCCCAGGTGGTGGCCGGCGTGCTGCTGGCCGTGATCGGACAGGTCTACCAGACCGGCGCTGACGCGTGGCAGCTGTTCGCCCTGTGGGCACTGCTGGCGATCCCGTGGGCGCTGGCCGCGCGCGCGGCGCCGCACTGGTGGGTGGTGATCGTGCTGGCCAATGTGGCGCTGCTGCGGTACCTCAGCGTGCGCCTTGGCGTGGGCGGCATGTTCGACCTGCTGTTTGGGGCAACTGGCGAACGGGCCACCACGCTCTGGTTGCTGGTGGCCACGCTGGTGCAACTGGTGCTGTGGTTCGCGCTGCGCGCAGTGGCGCCGGCCTACGGCTTTCGCGGGCTGGCCGGCGCGCGCATCCTTGCCACGCTGGCGTGCGCCTACGCCGGCTGGCTCGGCCTCGCCAGCATCCTGCACAACCGCGTCGACCCCGCCATGTTCGGCGTGGCCATGCTCACGCTGGGCGGGCTGCTTGCGTGGTTCCGGCTGCGGGCATTCGATGTGGTGGCGCTCAGCCTGGCCAGCTTCTCGGTCATCGTGCTGCTGGTGACCGGGGTTGCCCGGCTGCTGCTGGAGGGCAGCCGGGACGCGTTCGGCGCCTTCCTGATCCTCGGGCTGCTGACCATTGGCCTGTCCGCCGCGGCGGCGGCCTGGCTGCTGCGCGCCTATCGACACCACGGGCAAGACCAAAGCGGCGCGCCCAACGGAGAGCCAGCATGA
- a CDS encoding 5'-methylthioadenosine/adenosylhomocysteine nucleosidase, with amino-acid sequence MTLGILAAIHDEVDGLIAAMRHDDARATVRTIGMRDYHVGHLYGQRCVLVLARMGKVAAAATTVTLVREFGVDEIVFTGLAGGIGAETRVGDVVVADRTLQHDLDARPFFARHEVPLLDRAEFPTDPGLTAALREAVAGYLRDDLPASVPAGVLARFGVSAPRLHVGMIASGDQFIGSPAAAAELRERLPGVLAVEMEGAAVAQVCHEYGVRHAVMRTLSDRADDTAHVDFAAFLTDVASHYSSGVLRRFLEQRG; translated from the coding sequence ATGACCCTTGGTATCCTCGCCGCCATCCACGATGAAGTCGACGGCCTGATCGCCGCCATGCGCCACGATGATGCCCGCGCCACCGTGCGCACGATCGGCATGCGCGACTATCACGTTGGCCATCTCTACGGCCAGCGCTGCGTGCTGGTGCTCGCGCGCATGGGCAAGGTGGCGGCGGCAGCCACCACGGTCACCCTGGTGCGCGAGTTCGGCGTGGATGAGATCGTCTTCACCGGCCTGGCCGGCGGCATCGGGGCCGAGACGCGGGTCGGTGACGTGGTGGTGGCGGACCGCACGCTGCAGCACGACCTGGACGCGCGGCCTTTTTTTGCCCGGCATGAGGTGCCGCTGCTGGATCGCGCTGAATTCCCCACCGACCCGGGGCTGACCGCCGCGCTGCGCGAGGCCGTGGCAGGCTACCTGCGGGATGATCTGCCGGCCTCCGTCCCGGCCGGCGTGCTGGCGCGTTTCGGGGTCAGCGCGCCCAGGCTGCATGTGGGGATGATCGCCAGCGGCGACCAGTTCATCGGCTCACCCGCCGCCGCGGCCGAACTGCGCGAGCGCTTGCCCGGCGTGCTGGCGGTGGAAATGGAAGGCGCCGCGGTGGCGCAGGTTTGCCATGAGTATGGCGTGCGGCATGCGGTCATGCGCACGCTGTCGGATCGGGCCGACGATACCGCGCACGTGGATTTTGCGGCGTTCCTGACCGACGTGGCCAGCCATTATTCGAGCGGGGTCTTGAGGCGGTTTCTGGAGCAGCGCGGGTAA